From Phenylobacterium montanum, the proteins below share one genomic window:
- a CDS encoding NAD(P)H-dependent oxidoreductase — protein MKHAVIVAHPNPESLNLALARAYASAVESLGHTATLRDLYRLGFDPRLPLEELPHDLTATPRPDVAAERAAIGGADVFVFVYPLWFNAPPAMMKGYWDRVFGYGFGFSMGDAGNRPALSGRSMLTITTSGAPQRWVRETGSFEALRTLFDRHVAAVCGLSAIEHLHFGDIIPNLTPEAATACLEQTADMARRHFGVRPD, from the coding sequence ATGAAACACGCCGTCATCGTCGCCCATCCCAACCCGGAAAGCCTCAACCTGGCTCTGGCCCGCGCCTACGCTTCGGCCGTCGAGAGCCTGGGGCATACGGCGACGCTCCGCGATCTGTACCGCCTCGGCTTCGATCCTCGGCTGCCGCTGGAGGAGCTGCCCCACGACCTGACCGCAACGCCCCGGCCGGACGTGGCCGCCGAGCGGGCCGCGATCGGCGGCGCCGATGTCTTCGTCTTCGTCTATCCGCTGTGGTTCAACGCGCCGCCGGCGATGATGAAGGGCTACTGGGACCGGGTGTTCGGCTACGGCTTCGGCTTCTCGATGGGCGACGCCGGCAATCGCCCCGCGCTGAGCGGGCGCTCCATGCTGACGATCACCACCTCCGGGGCGCCCCAGCGATGGGTGCGCGAGACCGGCTCCTTCGAGGCGCTGCGCACCTTGTTCGATCGCCATGTCGCGGCGGTCTGCGGCCTGTCAGCGATCGAGCACCTGCATTTCGGCGACATCATCCCGAACCTGACGCCGGAGGCGGCGACGGCCTGCCTGGAACAGACCGCCGACATGGCGCGGCGGCATTTCGGGGTCAGGCCGGACTAA
- a CDS encoding universal stress protein yields the protein MSYKTLLVHVEADQACDDRIKLASQVAGMFAAKVVGLGCEGFAPVMATGFAATDGMVIEAVRERIAIDLPLAEQRFRTLVGNAEIVADWITGYEYPAAELAQHARGADLIVASRPRRGAAAAFSANLPDVVLEAGVPVLVCADTPAKLKAEHVLVAWKNTRESRRALADALPFLMRADRVTLLTVSGEAESVEQPGLQEVVSRLARHGVVADTLVAPKGSSAVAEVIDRTAGHLQADLVVMGAYGHPRLQEWALGGATEDLLAASSRHILFSH from the coding sequence ATGTCGTACAAGACGCTCCTGGTGCATGTCGAAGCCGACCAGGCCTGCGACGATCGCATCAAATTGGCCTCGCAGGTCGCCGGCATGTTCGCCGCCAAGGTCGTCGGGCTCGGCTGCGAGGGCTTCGCCCCGGTGATGGCCACCGGCTTCGCCGCCACGGACGGCATGGTCATCGAGGCCGTGCGCGAGCGGATCGCCATCGACCTGCCCCTGGCCGAGCAGCGCTTCCGCACGCTCGTCGGCAACGCCGAGATCGTGGCGGACTGGATCACGGGCTACGAGTACCCGGCGGCCGAACTCGCCCAGCATGCCCGTGGAGCGGACCTGATCGTCGCCAGCCGCCCCCGGCGCGGCGCCGCGGCCGCCTTCTCCGCCAACCTGCCGGACGTGGTGCTCGAGGCCGGCGTCCCGGTCCTGGTCTGCGCCGACACCCCGGCCAAGCTGAAGGCCGAACACGTGCTGGTGGCCTGGAAGAACACCCGCGAATCGCGGCGGGCCCTGGCCGACGCCCTTCCCTTTCTGATGCGCGCCGACAGGGTGACCCTGCTGACGGTGAGCGGCGAGGCCGAATCCGTCGAGCAGCCAGGGCTGCAAGAGGTGGTCAGCCGGCTCGCCCGCCACGGCGTGGTCGCCGACACCCTGGTGGCGCCGAAAGGCTCGTCCGCCGTGGCCGAGGTCATCGACCGCACCGCCGGCCATCTCCAGGCCGATCTTGTAGTGATGGGCGCCTATGGTCATCCGCGCCTGCAGGAATGGGCGCTGGGCGGCGCCACCGAAGACCTGCTGGCGGCGTCCTCACGGCACATCCTGTTCAGCCACTGA
- the ccoO gene encoding cytochrome-c oxidase, cbb3-type subunit II, whose protein sequence is MWKHHFWLERHSLLLIIGIIVVISIGGIVEISPLFYLESTIEKVQGVRPYTPLELAGRDVYISEGCVGCHSQMIRPLRDEVERYGHYSLAAESMYDHPFLWGSKRTGPDLARVGGKYSDGWQRDHLINPRAVVPESVMPPYTFLAKQDLDYHDIADKLRTMKALGVPYTADQIANAKADLEAQDDPGASPTGLTKRYGAKVNQRNFGGEPGRITKMDALIAYLQMLGTSVDFSTYQASGDNLR, encoded by the coding sequence ATGTGGAAGCATCACTTCTGGCTGGAGCGCCACTCGCTCCTGCTGATCATCGGCATCATTGTCGTCATCTCAATTGGCGGCATCGTCGAGATCTCGCCGCTCTTCTACCTGGAGAGCACGATCGAGAAGGTGCAGGGCGTCAGGCCCTACACCCCGCTCGAACTGGCGGGTCGCGACGTCTACATCTCCGAGGGCTGCGTCGGTTGCCACTCGCAGATGATCCGCCCCCTGAGGGATGAGGTGGAGCGCTACGGCCACTACAGCCTGGCCGCGGAAAGCATGTACGACCATCCCTTCCTGTGGGGCTCCAAGCGCACCGGGCCTGACCTGGCGCGGGTCGGAGGCAAGTATTCCGACGGCTGGCAGCGGGACCACCTGATCAACCCGCGCGCCGTGGTGCCGGAATCGGTGATGCCGCCCTACACGTTCCTGGCCAAGCAGGACCTCGACTATCACGACATCGCCGACAAGCTCAGGACCATGAAGGCCCTGGGCGTGCCCTATACCGCCGACCAGATCGCCAACGCCAAGGCCGACCTCGAGGCCCAGGACGACCCGGGCGCCAGCCCGACCGGCCTGACCAAGCGCTACGGGGCCAAGGTCAACCAGCGCAATTTCGGCGGCGAGCCGGGCCGCATCACCAAGATGGACGCCCTGATCGCCTATCTGCAGATGCTGGGGACCAGCGTCGACTTCTCGACCTATCAGGCCTCGGGGGACAACCTCAGATGA
- a CDS encoding helix-turn-helix domain-containing protein has translation MQTAETLATAPALHDHSTGTGVEMFPGLCLGGFTMRFERDEEIFGEQEEADFAYKIVSGAARTFRVLSDGRRQVVGFHLPGDVFGLERGETHRFSAEAVSGCVVALVRRTAIERAARADGEAARWLWGLAAGELERLQDHAMLLGRKTATERVASFLLDMAERSPFAGGVQLLMSRADIADYLGLTVETVSRTLTQLERDHMIAIPSSRRIVLSRPEALAGCDA, from the coding sequence ATGCAAACCGCAGAGACCCTCGCGACGGCCCCGGCCCTGCACGATCACTCGACCGGCACGGGCGTCGAGATGTTCCCGGGCCTCTGCCTGGGCGGCTTCACCATGCGCTTCGAGCGCGACGAGGAAATCTTCGGCGAGCAGGAAGAAGCCGACTTCGCCTACAAGATCGTATCGGGCGCGGCCCGCACCTTCCGTGTGCTCAGCGACGGCCGCCGCCAGGTGGTCGGTTTCCACCTGCCGGGCGACGTCTTCGGGCTGGAGCGCGGCGAAACCCACAGATTCTCCGCCGAGGCGGTCAGCGGCTGCGTCGTCGCCCTGGTCCGGCGCACCGCCATCGAGCGCGCCGCGCGCGCCGACGGCGAGGCGGCGCGCTGGCTCTGGGGCCTGGCGGCCGGCGAACTTGAGCGGCTGCAGGACCACGCCATGTTGCTGGGCCGCAAGACGGCGACCGAACGCGTCGCCTCCTTCCTCCTGGACATGGCTGAACGCTCCCCGTTCGCCGGCGGGGTCCAGCTGCTGATGTCGCGAGCCGATATCGCCGACTATCTGGGCCTGACCGTCGAAACCGTCTCCCGCACCCTGACCCAGCTCGAGCGCGACCACATGATCGCCATTCCGAGTTCGCGCCGGATCGTGCTGTCCAGGCCCGAAGCCCTCGCCGGCTGCGACGCCTGA
- a CDS encoding tyrosine-type recombinase/integrase has protein sequence MPKLTKTLVKDAPAPAAGETFIWDTEVKGFGVRIRASGVKTYIVQYRNADGLSRRMVIGQASTLIAETARKLARKQLGAVAGGQDPSAERKAMRAGATVSEMCDWYLEEARAGRLLSRNRQPMKASSLQVDESRIKEHIKPLLGARAIRAITLADIERLQADIAAGKSAASKRRKGRGGNTRGGAGAASRCVATLRAIFGHAVRWGLIGANPALGVRQLPLERRTRRLSEAEIVRLGETMRSREYEADLPAGLASIQLILLTGFRRSEALGLRYAWLDAHCVRFPDTKTGKQLRIIGQTAKALVDLQRQTPDRDYVFPSERNDGHLIAADRVLQRLCVTAELSGVSLHTLRHTFASVAADLGYTELTIAGLLGHAAQGVTQRYVHVDRALVMAADHISAHIADLLGLKVIDQQPSVEPVATQVHREALSPPRELNGHAMPRPIELATRGPAASAISDATPLRPIRNDVDYDEAASAYRRYLSAAPLPGTEAANRAEVLRLLICTYEEARRPAANHPAAALIRVMDSQGKTERDLAMLVGAIGASEILSGARTLTVDHLRQLRSEWGVPAASLV, from the coding sequence ATGCCCAAGCTGACAAAGACGCTCGTGAAGGATGCTCCGGCTCCCGCCGCCGGCGAGACCTTCATCTGGGACACCGAGGTCAAGGGCTTCGGGGTCCGCATCCGCGCATCCGGCGTGAAGACCTACATCGTCCAATATCGCAACGCCGACGGCCTGAGCCGCAGGATGGTGATCGGCCAGGCTTCGACGCTGATCGCCGAAACGGCGCGCAAGCTCGCCAGAAAGCAGCTCGGCGCGGTCGCTGGGGGGCAAGATCCATCTGCTGAGCGCAAAGCGATGCGGGCCGGCGCCACCGTGTCGGAGATGTGCGATTGGTATCTGGAGGAAGCTCGCGCCGGCCGGCTGCTCAGCCGAAATCGCCAGCCGATGAAGGCCTCGTCGCTTCAGGTCGACGAGTCTCGGATCAAGGAGCACATCAAGCCGCTGCTTGGTGCGCGCGCCATCCGCGCGATCACGCTCGCCGATATTGAACGCCTGCAAGCGGACATCGCCGCCGGGAAATCCGCCGCCTCGAAACGGCGGAAGGGTCGCGGCGGCAACACACGCGGCGGGGCCGGCGCGGCGAGCCGGTGCGTCGCGACCTTACGGGCGATATTCGGGCATGCCGTTCGCTGGGGCCTGATTGGGGCGAACCCAGCCCTCGGCGTGCGCCAACTTCCGCTGGAGCGACGAACCCGCCGACTGTCGGAAGCCGAGATCGTCAGGCTCGGTGAAACCATGCGGTCGCGTGAATATGAGGCTGACCTGCCTGCCGGGCTGGCCTCCATCCAGCTTATCCTTCTAACCGGGTTTCGGCGATCGGAGGCGCTCGGGCTTCGCTATGCTTGGCTCGATGCGCACTGTGTTCGCTTCCCCGACACCAAGACGGGCAAGCAATTGCGCATCATCGGCCAAACCGCCAAGGCGCTGGTTGATCTGCAACGGCAAACGCCTGATCGGGACTACGTCTTCCCGAGCGAACGCAACGACGGGCACCTCATCGCAGCAGATCGCGTGCTGCAGCGCCTATGCGTGACGGCCGAGCTGAGCGGAGTGTCCCTGCATACGCTCCGGCACACATTCGCCAGCGTCGCGGCTGATCTCGGCTACACCGAGCTGACAATAGCCGGCCTTCTCGGACACGCCGCACAAGGTGTCACACAGCGCTATGTTCACGTTGACCGCGCTCTGGTCATGGCGGCGGATCACATCTCCGCTCACATTGCGGATCTTCTCGGACTCAAAGTGATTGATCAACAACCAAGCGTGGAGCCGGTCGCCACGCAGGTTCATCGCGAGGCGCTATCGCCGCCGCGAGAGCTTAACGGGCATGCTATGCCGCGACCAATCGAGTTGGCTACAAGAGGACCTGCCGCGTCTGCAATCAGCGACGCGACGCCGCTTCGACCAATACGAAATGATGTGGACTATGACGAGGCCGCCAGCGCCTATCGCCGCTATCTATCGGCCGCTCCTCTGCCTGGGACAGAGGCGGCCAACCGAGCCGAAGTGTTGAGACTCTTGATCTGCACCTATGAGGAGGCGCGGCGGCCAGCCGCGAACCACCCCGCGGCCGCCCTGATCCGCGTCATGGACAGCCAGGGTAAGACAGAAAGGGATTTGGCCATGCTCGTTGGCGCGATCGGCGCGTCTGAGATCCTTTCAGGCGCGCGAACGCTTACCGTCGACCATCTCCGCCAGCTGCGCTCTGAATGGGGCGTCCCCGCCGCTTCGCTGGTCTAG
- a CDS encoding NRAMP family divalent metal transporter: MRDGNVDDQPTGRLAGLWRRLVQHPLEKLGPGLITGVADDDPSGIATYSQAGAQFGLDMLWTLPLTYPLMAAVQSMCARLGRVTGKGLAANIKAHFPPWVLWSVVVLLVIADTLNIGADVAAMGESAQLVLGLDSRILTVAFALLTLSLQLLVPYHRYVVFLKWLTLALLAYGVVLFTVRVPWGAVVAHTLYPRFKPTATAATTVIAVFGTTISPYLFFWQASEEVEDMEEAESPAGRQPLVEAPARARPELRRIRWDTWSGMLYSNVAAYCIVLATAVTLHSAGITDIETAAQAASALRPLAGGFASVVFTLGILGVGLIGVPVLAGASGYAIAEAMGWPWGLERKATDARGFYAVIAAGVLAGLVLEFTPISPMKALFWSAVINGVVATPLVVVIVLLCRRSDVMGGFTVGRVIRTLGWITAAVMGAASLGMFVLS, encoded by the coding sequence ATGCGTGACGGGAACGTCGACGACCAGCCGACAGGGCGCCTCGCCGGGCTTTGGCGACGCCTCGTCCAGCATCCGCTCGAGAAGCTCGGCCCAGGCCTGATCACCGGGGTGGCGGACGACGATCCGAGCGGGATCGCCACCTATTCCCAGGCCGGCGCCCAATTCGGCCTCGACATGCTTTGGACCCTGCCGCTGACCTATCCTCTGATGGCGGCGGTCCAGTCGATGTGCGCGCGGCTCGGCCGCGTCACCGGCAAGGGCCTCGCGGCCAATATCAAGGCGCACTTTCCGCCCTGGGTCCTGTGGTCGGTGGTCGTCCTGCTGGTGATCGCCGACACCTTGAACATCGGCGCCGACGTCGCCGCCATGGGCGAGAGCGCCCAACTGGTCCTCGGCCTGGACAGCCGGATACTGACCGTCGCCTTCGCCCTCCTGACCCTCAGCCTGCAGCTGCTGGTGCCCTACCATCGCTATGTGGTCTTTCTGAAGTGGCTCACCCTGGCGCTGCTGGCCTACGGGGTCGTGCTGTTCACCGTTCGCGTGCCCTGGGGCGCGGTGGTGGCCCATACCCTGTATCCGCGCTTCAAGCCGACTGCGACGGCCGCCACCACGGTCATCGCGGTCTTCGGCACCACCATCAGCCCGTACCTGTTCTTCTGGCAGGCTTCGGAGGAGGTGGAGGACATGGAGGAGGCGGAGAGTCCGGCCGGACGCCAGCCCCTGGTCGAGGCGCCGGCGCGCGCGCGCCCGGAATTGCGGCGCATCCGCTGGGACACCTGGAGCGGCATGCTCTATTCCAACGTGGCCGCCTACTGCATCGTCCTGGCGACCGCGGTGACGCTGCACAGCGCCGGCATCACCGACATCGAGACCGCGGCCCAGGCCGCCAGCGCGCTTCGTCCGCTGGCCGGCGGCTTCGCGTCGGTGGTCTTCACCCTGGGCATCCTCGGCGTCGGCCTGATCGGCGTGCCGGTGTTGGCGGGGGCGTCGGGCTATGCGATCGCTGAGGCCATGGGGTGGCCCTGGGGGCTGGAGCGCAAGGCCACCGACGCCCGCGGGTTCTACGCCGTCATCGCCGCCGGCGTGCTGGCCGGCCTGGTTCTGGAATTCACCCCGATCAGCCCGATGAAGGCGCTGTTCTGGAGCGCGGTGATCAACGGCGTGGTCGCCACGCCCCTGGTGGTGGTGATCGTCCTGCTCTGCCGCAGGTCGGACGTTATGGGAGGCTTCACCGTCGGCCGGGTGATCAGGACGCTCGGCTGGATCACGGCGGCGGTGATGGGGGCCGCGTCCCTGGGCATGTTCGTCCTGTCTTAA
- the ccoN gene encoding cytochrome-c oxidase, cbb3-type subunit I, whose protein sequence is MTAITSKAEGGAPLDAALALSFTVIGAIGAWTVAALTKDPGFQVHALIFAAAFTVASLALTGGISSGKFAQPTDKYMDGVIKAGVIASMFWGVVGMLVGLTLASQLAWPNLFYFPDLGFLNFGRIRPLHTSAVIFAFGGNVLISTSFYVVQRTCKARLAGGIAPWFVFWGYQLFIVLAATGYLMGITQTKEYAEPEWYVDLWLTIVWVAYLLVFLGTIWKRKEPHIYVANWFYLAFIVTIAVLHLVNNAALPVSLLSAKSYSAYSGVQDALIQWWYGHNAVGFFLTAGFLAIMYYFIPKRVERPVYSYRLSIVHFWALIFIYIWAGPHHLHYTALPQWTQTLGMTFSIMLWMPSWGGMINGVMTLSGAWDKLRTDPVVRMLIVSLAFYGMSTFEGPVMSVRTVNALSHYTDWGIGHVHSGSLGWVGFVSFGALYCMTPWLWRRERLYSDRLVEWHFWISTTGILLYITAMWVSGIMEGLMWREYTPEGFLAYSFVQTVEAKHVAYVVRALGGLMYLTGTVIMVYNLWRTIRGDVRESEAATVTVKPVPMGPALAPAPAAAE, encoded by the coding sequence ATGACTGCAATTACAAGTAAGGCCGAGGGGGGCGCCCCGCTCGACGCCGCACTGGCGCTCTCATTCACGGTGATCGGCGCGATCGGCGCCTGGACCGTCGCGGCCCTCACCAAGGATCCCGGCTTTCAGGTGCACGCCCTGATCTTCGCCGCGGCCTTCACCGTCGCCTCCCTGGCCCTGACCGGCGGCATCTCGTCCGGCAAGTTCGCCCAGCCCACCGACAAGTACATGGACGGAGTGATCAAGGCCGGGGTGATCGCCTCGATGTTCTGGGGCGTTGTGGGCATGCTGGTCGGCTTGACCCTGGCCAGCCAGCTGGCTTGGCCGAACCTGTTCTACTTCCCGGACCTGGGCTTCCTCAATTTCGGGCGCATCCGCCCGCTGCACACCTCGGCGGTGATCTTCGCCTTCGGCGGCAACGTCCTGATCTCGACCTCCTTCTACGTGGTGCAGAGGACCTGCAAGGCGCGGCTGGCCGGCGGGATCGCGCCCTGGTTCGTGTTCTGGGGCTATCAGCTGTTCATCGTCCTGGCCGCCACCGGCTACCTGATGGGCATCACCCAGACCAAGGAATACGCCGAGCCGGAATGGTACGTGGACCTGTGGCTGACCATCGTCTGGGTCGCCTACCTGCTGGTGTTTCTCGGCACGATCTGGAAGCGCAAGGAGCCGCATATCTATGTGGCCAACTGGTTCTACCTGGCCTTCATCGTCACTATCGCGGTCCTGCACCTGGTCAACAACGCGGCCCTGCCGGTCTCGCTGCTCTCGGCCAAGAGCTACTCCGCCTATTCGGGCGTGCAGGACGCCCTGATCCAGTGGTGGTACGGCCATAACGCAGTCGGCTTCTTCCTGACCGCCGGCTTTTTGGCCATCATGTACTACTTCATCCCCAAGCGGGTTGAGCGGCCGGTCTATTCCTACCGCCTGTCGATCGTCCACTTCTGGGCGCTGATCTTCATCTACATCTGGGCCGGCCCGCACCACCTGCACTACACGGCCCTGCCGCAGTGGACCCAGACCCTGGGCATGACCTTCTCGATCATGCTTTGGATGCCGTCCTGGGGCGGAATGATCAACGGCGTCATGACCTTGTCGGGCGCCTGGGACAAGCTGCGCACGGACCCGGTGGTTCGTATGCTGATCGTCTCCCTGGCGTTCTACGGCATGTCGACCTTCGAAGGTCCGGTGATGAGCGTGCGCACGGTCAACGCCCTGTCGCACTATACCGACTGGGGCATCGGCCACGTGCATTCCGGCTCGCTCGGCTGGGTCGGCTTCGTCTCCTTCGGCGCCCTCTACTGCATGACGCCGTGGCTGTGGCGGCGTGAGCGGCTCTATTCCGACCGTCTGGTCGAGTGGCACTTCTGGATCTCGACCACCGGCATCCTGCTCTACATCACCGCGATGTGGGTGTCGGGCATCATGGAAGGCCTGATGTGGCGCGAATACACGCCCGAAGGCTTCCTGGCCTACTCCTTCGTCCAGACCGTCGAGGCCAAGCACGTGGCCTATGTGGTCCGGGCTCTGGGCGGGCTGATGTATCTGACCGGCACGGTCATCATGGTCTACAACCTGTGGCGCACCATCCGCGGCGATGTCCGCGAGAGCGAGGCGGCCACTGTCACCGTCAAGCCCGTCCCCATGGGCCCGGCCCTCGCGCCGGCCCCGGCGGCCGCGGAATAG
- a CDS encoding sensor histidine kinase, which yields MERSTATTPTAMRDLWRTIDELAAAPRRSSRWGAYLLAICWGAAVLALRYPFHGIVAGRSAFLIATGGVIASALVGGIGPGLVCTALGLGDGLLMMNASTGAIDREVSVTTFVLLGVGVSIAGEWLGRARTEAAIANAHLYEREAHLQSILDTVPDAMVVIDEQGLVRSFSAAAQRLFGWRPDEVIGRNVKILMPQPYRDAHDGYIERYKDTGERRIIGIGRVVVGERRDGSTFPMELAVGEMRVGGHPYFTGFVRDLSERQETEARLQELQSELLHMSRLTAMGEMASTLAHELNQPLSAIASYLKGARLLLSAPQHDAARISEAMDKAGDQALRAGQIIRRLRDFVARGEAERRVESLPKLIEESSALALVGAKELGLRVRYQIDPKADLILADKVQIQQVALNLIRNAIDSMEGSPRRDLIIATELIGPDQARVSISDTGCGISPEVADRLFQPFVTTKSQGMGVGLSISRTIIEAHGGRLWAEQNPGGGTIFRFTLRTVNQNEVDHVE from the coding sequence ATGGAACGCAGCACCGCGACTACCCCTACAGCCATGCGGGACCTATGGCGGACGATCGACGAGCTCGCCGCAGCACCCAGGCGATCATCGCGCTGGGGCGCGTATCTGCTCGCCATCTGCTGGGGCGCGGCTGTGCTGGCCCTGCGCTATCCCTTCCACGGTATCGTCGCGGGCCGGTCGGCGTTCCTGATCGCGACCGGCGGGGTGATCGCCTCCGCCCTCGTGGGGGGAATCGGTCCCGGGCTGGTCTGCACGGCGCTGGGGCTGGGGGACGGCCTGCTGATGATGAACGCCAGCACGGGCGCGATCGACCGCGAGGTGAGCGTCACGACCTTCGTCCTGCTGGGAGTCGGGGTCTCGATCGCCGGCGAATGGCTGGGGCGGGCTCGGACCGAGGCTGCCATCGCCAACGCCCATCTTTATGAGCGCGAAGCCCATCTGCAGTCGATCCTGGACACGGTGCCGGACGCCATGGTGGTGATCGACGAACAGGGCTTGGTCCGCTCGTTCAGCGCCGCGGCCCAGCGCCTGTTCGGTTGGCGCCCGGACGAGGTGATCGGGCGCAACGTCAAGATCCTGATGCCTCAGCCCTACCGGGACGCCCACGACGGCTATATCGAACGCTACAAGGATACCGGCGAGCGCCGCATCATCGGCATCGGGCGCGTGGTGGTCGGCGAACGGCGGGACGGTTCGACCTTCCCGATGGAGCTCGCCGTCGGCGAGATGCGGGTCGGCGGCCACCCCTATTTCACCGGCTTCGTGCGCGACCTGTCCGAGCGGCAGGAGACCGAGGCCCGGCTGCAGGAGCTGCAGTCGGAGCTGCTGCACATGTCGCGGCTGACCGCCATGGGCGAGATGGCGTCCACGCTGGCCCATGAGCTCAACCAGCCCCTGTCGGCCATCGCCAGCTACCTGAAGGGCGCGCGCCTGCTGCTGAGCGCGCCGCAGCACGATGCGGCGCGCATCTCCGAGGCCATGGACAAGGCGGGCGACCAGGCGCTCCGCGCCGGCCAGATCATCCGTCGCCTGAGGGACTTCGTGGCCCGCGGCGAAGCCGAACGACGGGTCGAGAGCCTGCCGAAGCTGATCGAAGAATCCAGCGCGCTCGCCCTGGTCGGGGCCAAGGAACTCGGCCTCAGGGTCCGCTACCAGATCGACCCGAAGGCTGACCTGATCCTCGCCGACAAGGTGCAGATCCAGCAGGTGGCGCTGAACCTGATCCGCAATGCGATCGATTCGATGGAGGGCTCGCCGCGGCGCGATCTGATCATCGCCACCGAACTGATCGGCCCGGATCAGGCGCGCGTCAGCATCAGCGACACCGGCTGCGGCATCAGCCCCGAGGTGGCCGATCGCCTGTTCCAGCCCTTCGTCACCACCAAGAGCCAGGGCATGGGCGTGGGCCTGTCGATTTCGCGCACCATCATCGAGGCCCATGGCGGACGGCTCTGGGCCGAACAGAACCCGGGTGGCGGAACGATTTTCAGATTCACCCTGCGCACGGTCAATCAGAACGAGGTCGACCATGTCGAATGA
- a CDS encoding cbb3-type cytochrome c oxidase subunit 3 yields the protein MSPTDHYEAVSRFAQQGGSLYFALLFAAVCAYAFWPRNKAEFDKAARAPLDDEEDPA from the coding sequence ATGAGCCCGACCGACCACTACGAAGCGGTCTCCCGTTTCGCCCAGCAGGGCGGCAGCCTCTACTTCGCCCTGCTGTTCGCCGCCGTGTGCGCCTACGCCTTCTGGCCCCGCAACAAGGCTGAATTCGACAAGGCCGCGAGAGCGCCTTTGGACGACGAGGAGGATCCGGCATGA
- the fixJ gene encoding response regulator FixJ: MSNEPVVHVIDDDEAVRDSLAFLLDAAGMKSRTYESADAFVARLDQAEPGCVVTDVRMPGMSGVDLVRHLTAAGSSLPVVVITGHGDVSLAVEAMKGGAIDFIEKPFDDDTILSALKGALSGSQDRQVRADEKAVIAQRLAQLSTRERQVLNGVVLGKPNKIVAFELGISPRTVEVYRANLMTKMQAQSLSELVRMALLVDPDR; encoded by the coding sequence ATGTCGAATGAGCCGGTGGTCCATGTCATCGACGATGACGAAGCGGTCCGCGACTCCCTGGCCTTTCTGCTCGACGCCGCTGGCATGAAGTCCAGGACCTATGAATCGGCGGACGCCTTCGTCGCCCGGCTCGACCAGGCCGAGCCCGGCTGCGTGGTGACCGACGTGCGGATGCCGGGGATGAGCGGCGTGGACCTGGTCCGGCACCTGACCGCCGCCGGGTCCAGCCTCCCCGTGGTGGTGATCACCGGCCATGGCGACGTCTCCCTGGCGGTCGAGGCGATGAAGGGCGGCGCGATCGACTTCATCGAGAAGCCGTTCGACGACGACACCATCCTTTCGGCCCTGAAGGGCGCCTTGTCGGGCAGCCAGGACCGGCAGGTGCGCGCGGACGAAAAGGCCGTGATCGCCCAGCGCCTCGCCCAGCTCTCCACCCGCGAGCGCCAGGTGCTGAACGGGGTGGTGCTGGGCAAGCCGAACAAGATCGTCGCCTTCGAACTCGGAATCAGCCCGCGCACGGTCGAGGTCTATCGCGCGAACCTGATGACCAAGATGCAGGCGCAGAGCCTTTCGGAACTGGTGCGCATGGCGCTGCTGGTCGACCCGGACCGATAG